A window of Proteus columbae contains these coding sequences:
- a CDS encoding dimethyl sulfoxide reductase anchor subunit family protein, giving the protein MHDYQLPLVLFTVMSQWGIGAVLALSLYQWQNQTQNSTILNTKALRTTIALIWLIEVVGSSMSMGHLGDPLGAYRSVLGIAHSWLSREAIAFVMLNGLISLWALASWVQPHAIRRNSLLGLFCGVIGLPVILVTAQIYYQMQAHPLWHTPATQISFIGTALLLGFGSMIPWLRLQGKTISNSLKIGTLIGALLVLVGSVMRAQVPGADVASLLLWWQVIASLIMGICIITLSHSASFSKTSLSIIAILMLFSGEITGRMLFYGNVMAQAPWF; this is encoded by the coding sequence ATTGGTGCCGTATTAGCACTTTCACTGTATCAATGGCAAAACCAGACACAAAACTCAACGATATTAAATACCAAAGCGTTACGAACAACGATTGCACTGATTTGGCTAATTGAAGTTGTTGGCTCCTCAATGTCGATGGGGCACTTGGGTGATCCACTTGGCGCTTATCGTTCTGTATTAGGTATCGCTCACTCTTGGTTAAGTCGCGAAGCTATTGCCTTTGTGATGCTAAATGGATTGATTTCATTATGGGCATTAGCCAGTTGGGTACAACCTCATGCCATCCGCCGTAATAGCCTACTTGGCTTATTTTGTGGCGTTATTGGTTTGCCTGTTATTTTGGTTACAGCACAAATCTATTACCAAATGCAGGCACACCCGTTATGGCATACACCAGCAACACAAATTAGCTTTATTGGTACAGCGTTGTTACTTGGCTTTGGCTCGATGATCCCTTGGTTACGTTTACAAGGTAAAACCATTAGCAATTCATTAAAAATAGGGACGTTAATCGGCGCATTATTAGTACTTGTGGGATCAGTTATGAGAGCACAAGTACCCGGTGCAGATGTAGCAAGCCTATTATTATGGTGGCAAGTCATTGCTAGTCTGATTATGGGTATTTGTATTATTACGTTGTCTCATAGTGCTTCATTTAGCAAAACATCGCTCTCTATTATCGCTATTTTGATGCTTTTTAGTGGCGAAATTACAGGAAGAATGTTGTTTTATGGCAATGTAATGGCGCAAGCACCTTGGTTTTAA